In the Drosophila biarmipes strain raj3 chromosome X, RU_DBia_V1.1, whole genome shotgun sequence genome, one interval contains:
- the LOC108024161 gene encoding ubiquilin-1 — MAEGGSKRINVVVKTPKDKKTVEVDEDSGIREFKILVAQKFEAEPEQLVLIFAGKIMKDTDTLKMHNIKDNLTVHLVIKAPTRNNEAPARQPADVRQTPFGLNQFGGLAGMEALGAGSNTFMDLQARMQNELLNNGDMLRSLMDNPLVQQMMNNPDTMRQLITSNPQMQDLMQRNPEISHMLNNPDLLRQTMELARNPSMLQELMRSHDRAMSNLESVPGGYSALQRIYRDIQEPMMNAATESFGRNPFAGLVDGGVGAGINPQQGTENRNPLPNPWGGGGANSGTNGTGSGSGTGNRTGDLPPNNVLNTPAMRSLLQQMADNPAMMQNLLNAPYTRSMMESMSQDPDMASRLLSSSPLLSNNPALQEQVRQMMPQFMAQMQNPEVMNMLTNPDAMNAILQIQQGMEQLRSAAPGLVGTLGIPPPPPGVNSTDPASGDGSGGGATTNNVSPSSGLNAGNPATGAPSLAPGGGPNAQLFNDFMMRMLNGMSNNADSTQPPEVRYQSQLEQLAAMGFANRDANLQALIATFGDINAAVERLLSLNQLSLS; from the exons ATGGCGGAAGGCGGCAGCAAGCGCATCAACGTGGTTGTAAAAACGCCAAAGGACAAGAAGACGGTCGAGGTTGACGAAGATTCTGGAATCAGAGAG TTCAAAATTCTGGTGGCACAAAAGTTCGAAGCCGAGCCCGAGCAGCTGGTGCTCATTTTCGCCGGCAAAATTATGAAGGACACGGACACACTGAAGATGCACAACATCAAGGACAACCTGACGGTACATTTGGTGATCAAGGCGCCGACGCGGAACAACGAGGCGCCCGCCCGCCAGCCGGCCGATGTGCGCCAAACGCCCTTCGGCCTCAACCAGTTCGGTGGACTGGCCGGCATGGAGGCGCTGGGAGCGGGATCGAACACCTTCATGGACCTGCAGGCGCGCATGCAGAACGAGCTGCTTAACAATGGCGACATGCTGCGCTCCCTGATGGACAATCCGCTGGTACAGCAGATGATGAACAATCCGGATACGATGCGACAGCTGATCACATCGAATCCCCAGATGCAGGACCTCATGCAGCGCAACCCGGAGATCTCGCACATGCTCAACAACCCGGACCTGCTGCGCCAGACCATGGAGCTGGCCCGCAATCCCTCGATGCTCCAGGAGCTGATGCGCTCGCACGACCGGGCCATGTCCAATCTGGAGTCGGTGCCGGGTGGCTACAGTGCCCTGCAGCGCATCTACCGCGACATCCAGGAGCCGATGATGAACGCGGCCACCGAGTCCTTCGGCCGCAACCCCTTCGCCGGGCTTGTCGACGGCGGTGTGGGAGCCGGCATCAATCCGCAACAGGGCACCGAGAACCGCAACCCATTGCCGAATCCCTGGGGCGGCGGCGGTGCCAATTCTGGAACGAATGGCACTGGATCCGGCAGCGGCACTGGCAACCGGACGGGAGATCTGCCGCCAAACAATGTCCTCAACACGCCGGCCATGCGCAGCCTGCTCCAGCAGATGGCCGACAATCCGGCCATGATGCAAAACCTGCTTAACGCGCCCTACACGCGTTCCATGATGGAGTCCATGTCACAGGACCCGGACATGGCCTCGCGACTGCTAAGCAGCAGCCCGCTCCTGTCCAACAACCCCGCCCTGCAGGAGCAGGTGCGTCAGATGATGCCGCAGTTCATGGCCCAGATGCAGAACCCCGAGGTGATGAACATGCTGACCAACCCCGATGCGATGAACGCCATCCTGCAGATCCAGCAGGGCATGGAACAGCTGCGCAGCGCGGCCCCCGGTCTCGTTGGCACCCTGGGCAttccgccaccgccgccaggAGTCAACTCCACGGATCCGGCCAGCGGCGATGGAAGTGGCGGCGGTGCCACCACTAACAACGTCTCGCCGAGCAGCGGCCTTAATGCCGGCAACCCCGCCACCGGCGCCCCCAGCCTGGCTCCGGGAGGTGGGCCCAACGCGCAGCTTTTCAACGACTTCATGATGCGCATGCTCAACGGGATGTCGAACAACGCGGACAGTACACAGCCGCCCGAGGTGCGCTACCAGTCGCAGCTTGAGCAGCTGGCAGCGATGGGCTTCGCCAACCGGGATGCCAACTTGCAGG CTCTGATTGCCACCTTTGGGGACATCAACGCGGCAGTGGAGCGACTACTGTCTCTCAACCAGTTGTCCCTGAGTTAA